The Lampris incognitus isolate fLamInc1 chromosome 17, fLamInc1.hap2, whole genome shotgun sequence genome contains a region encoding:
- the LOC130127770 gene encoding HLA class II histocompatibility antigen, DQ beta 1 chain-like, with protein LSVPDAFLWYDLATCVFTSSELPDIEYIYSAYFNKIEYRRFNSTVGKYVGYDHHGIYNAERFNNDPAILARRRAEKERYCKHNIKIQYRKTLDKTAEPSVRLTSVTPPSGRHPAMLMCSVYNFYPKYISVTWLRDGQPVTSDVTSTDELANGDWYYQIHSHLEYTPRSGEKITCMVEHASFPSPKKVDWNPSMSQSDRNKIATGASGLLLGLILSLAGLIYYKRKARGRVLVPTS; from the exons ctttctgttccaGATGCGTTTTTGTGGTATGACCTGGCCACATGTGTGTTCACCTCCTCTGAGCTTCCTGACATAGAGTACATATACTCTGCTTATTTCAATAAGATAGAATATCGCaggtttaacagcactgtggggaagTATGTTGGATATGATCATCATGGTATCTATAACGCAGAGCGCTTTAACAACGATCCTGCAATTCTGGCACGAAGGAGAGCTGAGAAAGAGAGATACTGCAAACATAATATAAAGATACAGTACCGAAAAACActggataagacag ctgagcccagtgtgagactgacttcagtgacgccccctagtggccgacatccggccatgctgatgtgcagtgtctacaacttctaccccaaatacatcagtgtcacctggctgagagacggacagccggtgacctctgacgtcacttccaccgatgagctggcaaatggtgattggtactaccagatccactcccacctggagtacacgcccag gtctggagagaagattacctgcatggtggaacacgccagtttcccctctcctaagaaagtggactgga atccctccatgtcacaatcagacagaaacaagatcgccaccggagcgtcaggtctgcttctgggtttgattttgtctttggcaggtctgatctactacaagaggaaggccagag ggcgtgttctggttccaaccagctga